The Ictalurus punctatus breed USDA103 chromosome 9, Coco_2.0, whole genome shotgun sequence genome contains a region encoding:
- the chrm5a gene encoding muscarinic acetylcholine receptor M5a, which translates to MDRSQMDNSTISYNTSDSHLVTHSLWEIITIATVSAIVSLITIIGNVLVMLSFKVNSQLKTVNNYYLLSLAFADLIIGMFSMNLYTSYILMGYWSLGSLACDLWLAMDYVVSNASVMNLLVISFDRYFSITRPLTYRAKRTPKRAGIMIGLAWMVSFILWAPPILCWQYFVGKRTVPERQCQIQFFSEPVITFGTAIAAFYIPVSVMTILYCRIYKETERRTKDLAELQEVNHSTDSDIKNQPQMPTIRSCFSTTPRRQNQVSWVSSSHNNTSKSATTFSDEWSKADHLTTFASYASSEEEECAPGVLVVYRNHTCRENKTVLSNNGEEENFFLSPGKTNSESMSMQSIALSSKPNNPMLKSQITKRKRMVLIKERKAAQTLSAILLAFILTWTPYNIMVLISTFCSDCIPLSLWHLGYWLCYVNSTVNPMCYALCNKTFQKTFRMLLLCQWKKRLEDKVF; encoded by the coding sequence ATGGATAGAAGTCAAATGGACAACTCCACTATCAGTTACAACACTTCAGATAGCCACCTGGTCACACATAGCCTGTGGGAGATCATCACTATTGCTACGGTCTCAGCTATAGTAAGCCTGATCACAATAATTGGAAATGTTCTAGTGATGCTGTCCTTCAAGGTAAATAGTCAACTGAAAACTGTTAACAACTACTATCTACTAAGCCTGGCTTTTGCTGACCTTATCATTGGTATGTTTTCCATGAATTTATACACTTCCTATATACTCATGGGCTATTGGTCACTAGGTAGCCTTGCATGTGACCTCTGGTTGGCTATGGACTATGTGGTTAGCAATGCCTCAGTTATGAACCTGCTAGTAATTAGCTTTGATCGTTACTTCTCCATTACAAGACCGCTGACCTATAGAGCTAAGCGAACGCCAAAGCGTGCTGGGATCATGATTGGACTGGCTTGGATGGTGTCCTTCATCCTGTGGGCACCTCCAATTCTGTGCTGGCAGTATTTTGTAGGTAAAAGAACAGTACCTGAGAGACAGTGTCAAATCCAGTTCTTCTCAGAGCCAGTGATAACTTTTGGGACAGCAATTGCTGCATTTTATATTCCAGTTTCTGTCATGACCATCTTGTACTGTCGGATTTataaagagacagaaaggcGCACTAAAGACCTGGCAGAACTCCAGGAAGTCAACCATTCTACAGACTCTGACATTAAAAATCAGCCTCAGATGCCCACAATTAGGTCCTGCTTCAGTACCACGCCCAGAAGGCAAAACCAGGTATCCTGGGTGTCCTCCAGCCATAACAACACTTCTAAATCTGCTACCACCTTCAGTGACGAGTGGTCTAAAGCTGACCACCTTACCACTTTTGCCAGCTATGCATCTTCTGAAGAAGAGGAATGTGCTCCTGGAGTCCTGGTGGTCTACAGGAATCATACATGCAGGGAGAACAAAACAGTCCTGTCCAATAATGGTGAGGAAGAGAATTTCTTCCTATCACCAGGTAAAACCAACTCTGAGTCCATGAGCATGCAGTCCATAGCCTTGTCCTCTAAACCTAACAACCCAATGCTGAAGAGCCAGATAACCAAGCGCAAGAGGATGGTTTTgatcaaagaaagaaaggcagcACAGACTCTTAGCGCTATTCTGCTGGCCTTCATCCTCACATGGACACCTTACAACATCATGGTGCTTATCTCCACCTTCTGTTCAGATTGCATACCTCTGTCTCTATGGCACCTGGGCTACTGGCTGTGCTATGTCAATAGCACTGTCAACCCAATGTGCTATGCTCTCTGCAACAAAACCTTTCAAAAGACCTTCCGGATGCTCCTCCTCTGCCAGTGGAAGAAGAGACTGGAGGATAAAGTTTTTTAG
- the zgc:194887 gene encoding fibrinogen-like protein 1-like protein, with the protein MMLFEGKVMAFLSIAISAGILAAQQQAENIHLLSPEEQKFIQNVGHKGLPRDCYDLWESSGGQARDGVYIIKPRVSPIVAFCAMQEGGWTVIQHITVNSSVDFDRSWEEYKLGFGTLTGNHWLGNEYIHQLTSGPIRYKLGIKLVDKDAITKAGEYDPALVEGEDAQYRLRLGLYHGTAVDALTLDPENYLHDNQKFTTKDRDNDNYFQNCAKLEFQGVAGGGWWYDACAGANLNRRNVIYWQKDCNKEHLCKYAWMMVKPSDMVKIVRSADCKRDEL; encoded by the exons ATGATGCTTTTCGAGGGTAAAGTGATGGCTTTCTTGAGCATTGCCATTTCAGCTGGAATACTAGCTGCACAGCAGCAAGCTGAAAACATCCATCTTCTTTCTCCAGAAGAGCAAAAATTCATTCAGAACGTAGGACATAAAG GGTTACCCAGGGACTGTTATGACCTGTGGGAAAGTTCTGGAGGTCAGGCACGGGATGGTGTCTACATAATCAAGCCCAGAGTCTCACCCATCGTAGCCTTCTGTGCCATGCAGGAAGGTGGCTGGACTGTAATCCAGCACATCACAGTCAACAGCAGTGTGGACTTTGACCGCTCCTGGGAGGAATATAAGTTGGGCTTTGGAACCTTGACTGGCAACCATTGGCTAGGCAATGAGTACATCCACCAACTCACCAGTGGACCCATCCGCTACAAGCTGGGCATCAAGCTAGTGGACAAAGATGCCATAACCAAAGCAGGTGAATATGACCCAGCACTGGTGGAAGGAGAAGATGCACAGTATAGGCTGCGTCTGGGCTTGTACCATGGCACTGCTGTCGATGCTCTCACTCTGGACCCAGAAAACTACCTCCACGATAACCAGAAGTTTACCACCAAGGATCGTGACAATGATAACTATTTCCAGAACTGTGCCAAGCTAGAGTTCCAGGGAGTTGCAGGTGGGGGGTGGTGGTATGACGCTTGTGCTGGTGCCAACCTCAACCGCCGAAACGTCATCTATTGGCAAAAGGACTGCAACAAGGAACACCTGTGCAAATATGCCTGGATGATGGTAAAGCCTTCAGATATGGTCAAAATTGTGCGTTCTGCTGATTGCAAAAGGGATGAACTCTGA
- the LOC108269451 gene encoding ER membrane protein complex subunit 7, translating into MLFKYCDRVVLTVLLLGLCTRFNAVAESGEKFRIEGRALVYGVRTEEWTPLAHVLLDGEEHVGFVRLDGSFTVNDVPSGSYVVHVASPVYRFEPVRVDITAAGKMRARRVNYIKPSEVVQLPYPIQMRCTGQHSYFAKRDTWVWSDFFMNPVVLMMVLPLLIILLLPKLINMNDPGMRREMEQSMNVLNPSPELPDVSELMTKFFAPPKSQGKSGTHKGHRGSGPRRR; encoded by the exons atgctttttaaatattgtgACCGTGTAGTTCTGACGGTTTTGTTGTTGGGATTATGCACGCGCTTTAACGCAGTAGCGGAAAGTGGCGAGAAATTCCGCATTGAGGGCCGCGCGCTCGTGTACGGCGTGAGAACTGAGGAGTGGACTCCGCTCGCTCACGTGCTGCTGGATGGAGAGGAGCATGTTGGCTTCGTCAG ACTTGATGGCAGTTTCACAGTAAATGATGTGCCGTCCGGATCTTATGTGGTCCACGTTGCGTCTCCCGTGTACAGATTCGAGCCTGTCAGAGTTGACATTACTGCAGCAGGCAAAATGCG TGCCAGAAGGGTCAATTACATCAAGCCATCTGAGGTAGTGCAGTTGCCTTACCCTATTCAGATGAGATGTACAGGACAGCATTCATACTTTGCAAAACGAGACACATGGGTTTGGTCTGATTTCTTCATGAACCCTGTG GTTCTCATGATGGTGCTTCCCCTTTTGATCATCCTTCTTCTCCCAAAGCTTATCAACATGAATGACCCAGGGATGAGAAGG gaaaTGGAACAGTCAATGAATGTGCTCAATCCCAGCCCTGAGCTTCCAGATGTGTCTGAGCTCATGACCAAGTTCTTTGCCCCACCTAAGAGCCAAGGTAAATCAGGAACTCACAAGGGACACAGAGGCAGTGGTCCGCGTAGGAGATAG